The DNA window GTGCATGGGGGGGTCCTCGTGCGATGGAGTGGCCCTGGGCATGGGGGGGGGTCCTTGTGCATGGGGGTGTCCTTGTGCATGGGGAGGGTCCTCGTGCGATGGGGGGGTCCTCGTGCAATGGGGTGGCCCTGGGCGTGGGGGGGGTCCTTGTGCATGGGGGGGTCCTCGTGCAATGGGGTGGCCCTGGGCATGGGGGGGGTCCTTGTGCATGGGGGGGTCCTCGTGCATGGGGGGGTCCTCGTGCAATGGAGTGGCCCTGGGCATGGGGGGGGGTCCTTGTGCATGGGGAGGTCCTTGTgcatggggggggggtcctCATGCAATGGGGTGGCCCTGGCGTGGGGGGGGGTCCTCGTGCATGGGGGGGGTCCTCGTGCATGGGGGGGTCCTCATGCAATGGGGTGGCCCTGGGCATGGGGGGGGGTCCTTGTGCATGGGGAGGTCCTtgtgcatgggggggggggtcctcaTGCAATGGGGTGGCCCTGGGCGTGGGGGGGTCCTTGTGCATGGGGGGGTCCTCGTGCAATGGGGTGGCCCTGGGCATGGGGGGGGGTCCTTGTGCATGGGGAGGTCCTTGTGCATGGGGGGGGGTCCTCATGCAATGGGGTGGCCCTGGGCGTGGGGGGGGGTCCTCGTGCATGGGGGGGGTCCTCGTGCATGGGGGGTCCTTGTGCATGGGGGGGGTCCTCGTGcctcggggggggggtcctCGCGCATCAAGGCGGCCCCTGGTGTGGCGGGGGGGTGATCCTCATGCATGGCGGGGGGGGGTCCTCGTGTGCGGGGTCCTCGTGCGACGGGGTGGCCCTGGGCGTGGGGGGGGGCTGGTCCTCGTGCGTGGGGGGGGTCCTCGTGTGCGGGGTCCTTGTGCATGGGGGGGTCCTCGTGCATCAAGGCGGCCCTGGGCGTGAGGGGGGGTCCTCTTACATGGGGGGTGGGGTCCTCGTGCATGGGGGATCCTTGTGTATGGGCCctcgtgtgtgtgtgggggggggttcCTTGCGGGGGGGGTCCTCGTGCGTGGGGGTGTCCTTGTGTATGAGGTTCTCGTGCGTGGGGGGGGTCCTCGTGCTCGGGGTGGGTCCTCATGCGTGGGGGGGGGTCCTCGAGCATGGGGGGTCCTCGAGCATGGGGGGGGGTTCTCGTGCCTGGGGGGTGTCCCTCGTGCCTGGGGGGTGTCCCTTGTGCCTGGGGGGGGTCCTCGTGCGTGGGGGGGGTTCTCGTGCCTGGGGGGTGTCCCTCGTGCCTGGGGGGGGTCCCTCGTGCGTGGGGGGGGTCCTCgtgcgtggggggggggtcctcgTGCATGGGGGGGGGTTCTCATGCCTGGGGGGTGTCCTCGTGCCTGGGGGGTGTCCCTCGTGCCTGGGGGGGGTCCCTCGTGCGTGGGGGGGGGTCCTCGTGCGTGGGGGGGGTCCTCGTGCATGGGGGGGTTCTCATGCCTGGGGGGTGTCCCTCGTGCCTGGGGGGGGGTCCTCGTGCCTGGGGGTGTCCCTCGTGCCTGGGGGGCCCCCGTCGTGCACGGGGGGGGCCCGTCGTGCGAGGCGTGCGGTGCCGCGGCGCAGGTGCGGGACGCCTACCGGGCCTGGCTGTGCCCCCGGCGCCAAGCGCTACGCCGAGTCAGCAGCTCCGGCAGCACCGTCAACACGCGGGTgagcgcccggacgcctgggccccgcgccggggtggggggggggcgcggtgcgggtggggggggggcagcgtgcatccccccccccctccctggCTTAACACCCCGCTGCGCCCGCAGGTGCCCCGCCAGGAGTCGGGCATGTAGCCGTGCGAGGCCCCTTGCACGAGGACCGAccgcccccggggggggggggagttggggtgtgcgggggggggtgcagggaggGGGGGGCGCCGCTTCTgcccccccactccccccccaaccccccccaacccctcccccccccccccaagctcaCGCCAGCACTTTCTGCTTCAGCTGCGGTACAGCCCCATCGTGGCacctacccccccccccggcccccccacccacccaggGTGCCCTTTTGGGTGCCtccggggttgggggggggggcggcgtttttgaaaaatttcagttaattattaaagatgttttttcacattttcacaaggacccaggtgtccggggtgggggggggggcctgcgccctcccagtgctccagTGCCCTTCCAGTGCTCCCTGTTGCCCAGTACTATCCCAGGGCACCCAGTCCCAGGGGGATCTGGGGGGGGTTATGGTGGGGGGGGTCCCTCAGGGGCTCTCAGGGGCCTATGGGGGGGTCGGGGGGGTCCCAGGAGGGTAATGGAGGGGGGGTCTATAGGGGGGCTATGAGGGTCCCATAGGGGCAGTGGGGCACCCATAGGCGCTACGGGGACCTAGGGAGTTATGGGGGGGGTCTCTGGAGGTCTATGGGGGGGCCTATAGGGGGATTTTATGGGGGCAGGGTCTCGGGGGGGATCTATAGGGTGCCCCATAGGGTCTTGGGAGGGTCCCAGGTCTATAAGTGGGGTATTatgggcggggggggcgggggggtccATATAGGGGGCCcatgggggctgtggggcacccCATGGGTGCTAAGGAGACCTgggaggggtgggggtggggtATGGGGAGGCCCTGGAGGGCTATAGGGGGCCCCTGGGGGGCTATAGGGAAGGTCCAGGGACCTATGGCGGGGGGGGGTGTTATGGGGGGGGCAGGGCCATGGAGAGGATCTGTGGGGGTCTCGGGGGGCCCCATAGGGGTCTGGGGGCGGGGGGTTGAccgcccgcccccccgcccgTCTTGGCTCGCCCCCTCTCGCGGCCCGCCCCCCTCACCTCCACGTGATGGGGGGGGCGGGATGCAacgggcagtgccagggtggGGCGTGGCCAGGGgcgcagggggcggggccaggtGTGCCCGGCGGGGGGCGTGGTCAGAGgcgcagggggcggggccgggccgtgagggggggcggggccaggccgTGCCGTGCACAGGGGCGTCGcggagggcggggggggagggggcgttGGGGCCGTTAGAGCCGTTGCGGCGCCCCCAcgcggccgttggggccgtTGCGGCGCCCtcgcgcggccgttgggccgTTAGAGCCGTTGCGGCGCCCtcgcgcggccgttggggccgtTGCGGCACCCtcgcgcggccgttggggccgtTAGAGCCGTTGCGGCGCCCCCAcgcggccgttggggccgtTGCGGCGCCCtcgcgcggccgttggggccgtTAGAGCCGTTGCGGCGCCcccgcgcggccgttggggccgtTGCGGCGCCCtcgcgcggccgttggggccgttgcggcgcccccgcgcggccgttggggccgtTAGAGCCGTTGCGGCGCCcccgcgcggccgttggggccgtTGCGGCGCCCtcgcgcggccgttggggccgtTGCGGCGCCCtcgcgcggccgttgggccgttgcggcgccccgcgcggccgttggggccgtTGCGGCGCCCtcgcgcggccgttggggccgtTGCGGCGCCCTCGCGCGGCCGTTGGGACCGTTGCGGCGCCcccgcgcggccgttggggccgtTGCGGCGCCCTCGCGCGCCGTTGGGACCGTTGCGGCGCCCCCGCGCGGCCGTTGGGACCGTTGCGGCGCCCTCGCGCGGCCGTGGGGCCGTtgcggcgccccgcgcggccgttgggccgTTGGGACCGCGACGGGCTTCACGTTcgttccctctttctttttttttttttccaaaaatatactATATATAGAAATTCCCCTTCCCGATGCGTTTGCCCAGCGGCCCCACGGCGGGAGCTTGCCGGGCGTGCGAGGGGTCCCCGTGCAAAGGGTCCTCGTGCAAGGGGATCCCTGCAAGGGTCCTCGTGCAAAGAGTCCTCGTGCGAGGCGTCGTCGTGCGAGGGGTCCCCGTGCAAGGGTCCCCGTGCAAAGGGTCCCCCGTGCAAAGGGTCCCCCCATGCAAGGGGTCCTCGTGCAAGGAGTCCTCGTGCAAGGAGTCCTTGTGCAAGGGCTCCCCGTGCAAGGGCTCCCCGTGCGAGGACTCCCCGTGCGAGGGTCCCCCCgggcgagggggcggcggcggggtgcgtgcgtgcgtgcgtgtggggggggggggggccgggccccccgccgGGGTCAGATGAGCCGCTCCTCGGGGGGCAGCTCtgagggggccgggggggcggcgcgggcccccGCCTGCTCCTCGCTGCTGGGCCGGTAGGTGCCCTCCGTGCGCCGCTTCTCCCGCACCTTGAAGGCCACGAAGACGAGGAGCGCGACGAGGCCGAAGGCCCCCAGGCCCCCGAACACCACGATGAGGGCCAcctccgccgccgcctgccgGGCACGGGGCGGGGGGTCAGCGGGTGCCCCCAAAGCCTGCGGACacccccaacctgccccccGGACTCTCAGCACCCTGGGGACACCCCCAACCCGCCCCTGGACCCCAATGCCGTGGGGAcacccccaacccccccacAAGACCCCCAACGTCCTGGGGACACCTCCAAAGCCACCTCTGGGaccccagcaccctggggacacccccaaccccccccccccgggatcCCCAATGCCCCCAACCCCCCTGAGacccccagcaccctggggaCACCCCAAAGCCGCCCAACCCCCCGATacccccactgccctcccaacccccccccaggaccccgaAATCTTCCTGACACCCTGTGGAGCCCCCTAAACATCCCAGGGATCCATCAGGGACCCCCTAAAACTTCCTgacccccccagggaccccccccatCCTCCCCAGGACCCAGCACCCCCCCGCCAAGGCTCCTCCCAGGACCCCCCCCAAGCCTCCTGGGGACACCGGACACCcgaggaccccccccccagcaccccaggggCCCTCAGAGCCCCCCCAAACCTGGGGGCACCCCTGagtcccccccacacacactcaccGAGAGACCACCGCCGCTCTCGGACGTCGTGTTGTTACTGGTGCTGTTACTGGTCATACTGGGAGAGGCTGGTAACAACAAGGGGTCACAGGGTgagtggggtggggggcgcCACCCCCGAGCCGCGCttcccccgcggccccggccgaggggcccaggcgtccggagCGCAGGACGGTACCTACTCTGGGCCAGCGCGAGGCCAGGGCAGGGCCCAGGACCAGGACCAGgaccagggccagggccagggccagggccgggcgcggggccgccgccatGGCGGGGGTCTGCCGGGGCGTCGCGCCCCGCGGGGGCTCCGGCCCTCCGCCCGGAGACACCCCCGGGACCCCCGCGGTCAGCCGGGACCCCCAGGAGCGCCCGTCCCCCGGAGACACCTCCGGGACCCCGCGGTCAGCCGGGACCCCCGGGAACGCCCGCCCGGAGACACCCCTGGGACCCCCGTGGTCAGCCGGGACCCCCGGGAGCGCCCATCCCCCGGAGACACCCCGGGACCCCCGGGAACACCCGTCCAGAGACACCCCCTGGGACCCCCGTGGTCAGCCGGGACCCCGGGAGCGCCCATCCCCCGAAGACaccccccgggacccccgggaACACCCGTCCGGAGACACCCCTGGGACCCCCGTGGTCAGCCGGGACCCCCGGGAGCGCCCGTCCCCCGGGAACACCCCTGAGACCCCCCCGGGAACACCCCGTCCGGAGACACCCCCTGGGACCCCCGTGGTCAGCCGGACCCCCGGGAGCGCCCGTCCCCCGGGAACacccccgggacccccgggaACACCGTCCGGAGACACCCCTGGGACCCCCGTAGTCAGCCAGGACCCCCGGGAGCGCCCGTCCCCCCGGGAACACCCCTGAGACCCCCCGGGAACACCCGCCCGGAGACACCCCCGGGACCCCCTGGTGTcagcctgccccccccccccgagaacACCCCCAGGCCTTCCTGGGACCCCCCAAACACCCCGGCCCCCCCAGGACACCCCCGGGCCTCCCTGGGACCCCCTGAGCACCCCCAGGATCCCAATGCACCCAGGAGCCCtccaggcccccccccccccggggcacccAGAACACCCCTGGGGATCCCCAAACATCCGGAAAACACCCCGAGGGGCCCCCGAAACACCCCCAGCACACTGCCGGGGATCCCCCAAGCCGCCCGCACCTCCCTGCGACCCCCAAAGACCCCTGGATCCCTACGGACCGGGGCTGCCCACGACTGATCCCAGCGGATCCCTACGGACCGGGCTGCCCATGACTGATCCCAACGGCTCCCTATAGGTCTGGGCTGCCCATGCCCGATCCCAGCGGATCCCTATGGAATGAGGCTGCCCTTGACTGATCCCAGGGAACCTCTATGGACCAGGGGCTGCCCACAACCGATCCCAGGGGATCCCTATGGATCTGGGCTGCCCACAACCACCAGGACTGATCCCAGCGGATCCCTATGGACCAGGGCTGCCTGCAACCGATCCCAGTGGATCCCTACAGACTGGGGCTGCTCGCCCCTATAACGACCGATCGAGGGGACCCCCAGGAccggcgctgcccccccccgccagccGATCCCAGGGGATCCCGGGACCGGcgctgtcccccccccccccgccagccgATCCCAGGGGATCCCGGGACCGGcgctgtccccccccccccgccagccgATCCCAGGGGATCCCGGGACCGGcgctgtcccccccccccgccagccgATCCCAGGGGATCCCGGGACCGGcgctgtcccccccccccgccagccgATCCCAGGGGATCCCGGGACCGGcgctgtcccccccccccccgccagccgATCCCAGGGGATCCCGGGACCGGcgctgtccccccccccgccagccgATCCCAGGGGATCCCGGGACCGGcgctgtcccccccccccgccagccgATCCCAGGGGATCCCGGGAccggcgctgcccccccccgccagccGATCCAGGGGATCCCGGGACCGGcgctgtccccccccccccccccgccagccgATCCCAGGGGATCCCG is part of the Rhea pennata isolate bPtePen1 unplaced genomic scaffold, bPtePen1.pri scaffold_187, whole genome shotgun sequence genome and encodes:
- the CRB3 gene encoding protein crumbs homolog 3 — translated: MTSNSTSNNTTSESGGGLSAAAEVALIVVFGGLGAFGLVALLVFVAFKVREKRRTEGTYRPSSEEQAGARAAPPAPSELPPEERLI